In Planococcus sp. MB-3u-03, the DNA window GTGCTTTACGGATTTCCGACAGGATCGTGATGTAATCAAGCCGCTCCGCTTCGGTCATTTCGTCTAAACTTTTCAAATGGCGCTTTGACGCGAGAATGATCAAGCCGGGGATGGGATAAGCCACGTCCTGATGGGCATGGAAATGCTCCGTTTCTACCACTACACCGCCTTCTGGTTCGATCAATCCATTCACTAATGCGCAGCTCAAGCATTCCACTTCGACGGTTTCGCCATTTGCCAAGGTGATGGTTCTCATTTCAATCGCCCTCCTCGCTTATTTTTGCCAAAACTTCTGACAGGAGAAATGCCACGAGACCGATCGTCAAAATTACGAACCAATTGTCGATTATGGCTTTGCCAAAAAGTATTCAGATATTCCATTCGCGAATAGAATCAATCCCCAAACGACAAAACCAAAAGTATTCACCGTTGCTTCCGTCCCTATTACCAGTGTCTTCTTCAAAAATAAACCGAGCAGTTTCTTCATGGCCTCAGTCCCTTTGCAGTCTAGCTTTCTACAGATTCGTACATCTTATTCAACTACCGGAATGAACCATCCCATGCATAAGTCGAAAAGAGGCCAATTTCTCAAAATAGAATTCCAAGCGCTGGTAGACTGAAGGAACGATTAAGCGCTCCCGGTTCATTTGCTGAAACTCAATCCAATTGACTA includes these proteins:
- a CDS encoding HIT family protein; translated protein: MRTITLANGETVEVECLSCALVNGLIEPEGGVVVETEHFHAHQDVAYPIPGLIILASKRHLKSLDEMTEAERLDYITILSEIRKAQRDVLGIESVYYFYNEDTTHHFHTWMVPRYEWMYEFGRSVESVRPVLLHARNEMNDEANLKSVRQAISALTEELKR